TTCTACCGCATTTTGGACAAGTTGTTTTTGTAAAATATTCAAGGGTCGGAAGAGGCGATAACCCTCCTTCAAGTAGATTTGTATCTTCAGGAAGTGTTATAGGAAGATCTTCAAGTCTTGCAGGCACAGTACCGCATTGTTCGCAATAAACTATCGGTACTGGAGCGCCCCAATATCTTTGTCTTGATATTCCCCAATCCCTAAGTCTAAAGCTTATAGTTTTTTTGCCAAGATTATTTTTTTCAAGGTATTCAGCAATGTCATCAAGTGCTTTGTAATTATCTAAACCATTAAATTGGCCTGAATTTACCATTATTCCTTTTTCAGTGTAAGCATCTTTCATTGTTGCTGGATCAAGGTCAGAATCATGGGGTTTTACAACGATTATAATGTCGAGCCCATATTTTTTTGCAAATTCAAAATCTCTTGTGTCATGAGCAGGAACAGACATTACAGCTCCTGTTCCATATTCCATAAGGGCAAAATTAGCTGTATAGATAGGCATTTTTCGCTTTGTCATTGGATTTATGCAATAAGCTCCAATAAAAACACCTTCTTTTTCATATCCTTCTATAGATTTTATTGATCTGTCTTGGGTCATCATTCTTTCTACAAATGCATTAACATCGGATTCTTGACTTGTTCCTTTGGAAAGTTTAGATACCATAGGATGTTCGGGTGCAAGACACATAAATGTTGCTCCAAAGACTGTATCTTGTCTTGTTGTAAAAACAGTTATATAATCATCCGAATTTTCAATGGAAAAATTAATTTCAGCTCCAATACTTTTTCCAATCCAGTTTTTTTGCATTAATGTAACTTTATCAGGCCATCCTTGAAGCATATCGCAATGAATCAGCAAATCTTCAGCATAGTCTGTTATTTTAAAAAACCATTGCCATAATTTCTTTTTTCTAACAATTGTGCTGCATCTCCAACATTCTCCAGCTTCTACCTGTTCATTCGCAAGAACTGTTTGGCAAGACGAGCACCAATTTACATATGATTCTTTTTTATAAGCCATGCCGTTTTCAAACATTTTGATAAAGAGCCATTGTTCCCATCTATAATATTCAGGTTTGCATGTAGCAATCTCACGGCTCCAGTCATAACTTAATCCTAAAATTTTTAATTGCGCCCGCATTGTATCTATATTCGAATAAGTCCATTTAGCTGGATGGGTTTTATTGGATATAGCTGCATTTTCAGCAGGCATACCAAAAGCGTCCCAACCCATAGGATGAAGAACATTAAACCCCTTCATCATTTTATAACGAGCTATAACATCTCCTATTGTATAATTTCTAACATGCCCCATATGAATTCTACCAGAAGGGTAGGGGAACATTTCAAGCAGATAATATTTTTCCTTATTTACATTTTCATAAACTTTAAATATTTTTTTTTCTTCCCAATAAGATCTCCATTTAGGTTCAATATCTTTTGGGTTGTATTTCTCGTCCATTATTAGTTCCTCCAAAAACAATAAAATAAAATGAATATATTCCAAAAAATAGATATATATAAATAGTCAAAATTTCAATCTTCAATATTTTTAGCCTTAGTCAGATTTTTATTATCTGTATATATTCCAAAAAAATAGATATACCTATTATAAAAAAACATTAAAAACTAATCTTCAACCTCAATCCAAAGATTTTGAAGATCAATTTCTATTTCCTGAAACGGCTCAGCTCGAACCTTATCATTTTCTGCATAAATTGCTAAAATAAACCACTTATTATCGCTAAGTTTAAGTACCTCTAAAATTTTTTCTATTGGATTTATTATCCAAAAATATGATATTCCAAATTGAGCATATATAGGCATTTTCATGGCTCTATCAGTTTTTTCAGTACATGGTGATAGAACTTCACAAATCCAATCAGGAGGAACAGATATATAGTTTGTTTTTGGAAATTTTGGCAATCTTTTTTTTTCCCAACCAGCTATATCAGGAACAAATATATTTTCACCAAGTTTAATTTCCGGTTCATCTAAAATTATCCATCCGCCAGGCCCTCCACGTCCAAATTTATAAGGCGGACCTATTTCAAAGCCTATACTGGAAACAACATTACTATGTCTTAGTGACGGTCTCGGCATAGTGATTAATTCACCGTTAATAATTTGCCCTATCATATTTTCTGGGATTTTATATAAATCCTCATAATTGGCGGTTTTATTGATTGTCTGTAACATATCTAATTCCTATATTTCTTTAACTTTCAAATATCCTTTAAAAGCTTATTGCTTGGACTTTGTTCTATTTGTTTTTCAAATTCATTAATTCCTGTAACCAAAGCGTTATAAGCTTTTGTATCTGGTATAGGGATTTCATTTGAACCATGTTCTTCAAACATTTTTATAATATTACCTACAGTAATTTTGCTAATATCTCTAGCCGGTTGATAGGCTTTTTTATTAAGATTTTTAGTAAATATTTTGCTGATAATTTGGGATTCAACGAGTTCATCGAGTATTTTTCTTACGACCTTTATTGGTATGCTAAGTTCATCTGATATTTCTTTGTCATTTAAGGGTCTAAGTCCTTTAGTAAAGTTGCAAATTAGCAGATGTGTTATCATTAGTCCAAATATTTTTTTTAAAGAAAAGCTTATTGTTTCACATTCTGGAGCATATTGAAGGCTGTCGATATTTTGGTGAGCATAAGATAATTCAGCTCCAAAAAGCAATAGAAACCAACTTAATTGAAGCCATACTAAAAAAAGAGGAAGCGCTGCAAAGCTTCCATAAATCGCATTGTATTGAGTTACGCCAATTTGAAATTTTATATATGCCCATTGCACAATTAAATATATTGTCCCGATAATAACGCCGGCAATGATTCCTGATGAGTAATTAACTTTTGTATTTGGCATTAATATGTATATCATGCTGAAAACTACCCATATCAAAAAAAAGGGAGCGAGCTTTAAAAATAAAAAAATAAAGGGGCTTATAGCGCCTAATAAGGATATTTTTTCAGTTATTATCATTATTTGAGATGTTATGAAAACTGTAAGACTGTTAGATGTGATTACAAGCACAGGACAAATCAGCATTATGGAAAGGTAATCACTGAATTTTCTTCCCCATGCACGGCTTTCTTTTATTTCCCAAATAGCATTGAAAGATTCTTCAATATTGCTTAAAACTTTTATTACCATCCAAAACAATATTGCGACTCCAACTCCAGCGACAACTCCTCCTTTAGTTTTTTCAAGGAGAGATATAGCAAAAGTCACGACATTTTCAATAACCTCTTGCTGTCCAGGAAAATTTCTATAAAGTTCTTTTTCAAGTAGCTTTTCAAAGCCAAAACCTTTTGCTATTCCGAATGCCATTGCAACGACCGGAACAATGGAAAGCAGAGAATAAAATGTAAGAGCTGAAGCCCTAAGCTGACATTTGTCATGAATAAACCCCCTTACTCCTCCCATGATAAGTAAAAGAAATTTTAAAATCGAGGCTTTTGTTTTAGAAACTTGATTTAAATTTATTCTCCAAATATCTGTTTTAAAAAATGAAATTATCTTAGCGATATAAATTGAAATGTTTTGCATAAATAGAACTCCTATTTTATAAAGAATGACTCCAAATGATATCAATTATTAATGTTTTTATTAAAATTATCGTTATCCTTAAATATCGGAAACTTATTATACTCCAAGATATGCGTTTCTAACGTCTTCGTTGGATAGTAAATTATGGGATAAATCGCTGTGAGTTATTGAGCCATTAGCCATAATATAACCTTTTTGAGCTGTTTTAAGGGCAAGGTTAGCATTTTGTTC
The Desulfobacterales bacterium DNA segment above includes these coding regions:
- a CDS encoding leucine--tRNA ligase, whose amino-acid sequence is MDEKYNPKDIEPKWRSYWEEKKIFKVYENVNKEKYYLLEMFPYPSGRIHMGHVRNYTIGDVIARYKMMKGFNVLHPMGWDAFGMPAENAAISNKTHPAKWTYSNIDTMRAQLKILGLSYDWSREIATCKPEYYRWEQWLFIKMFENGMAYKKESYVNWCSSCQTVLANEQVEAGECWRCSTIVRKKKLWQWFFKITDYAEDLLIHCDMLQGWPDKVTLMQKNWIGKSIGAEINFSIENSDDYITVFTTRQDTVFGATFMCLAPEHPMVSKLSKGTSQESDVNAFVERMMTQDRSIKSIEGYEKEGVFIGAYCINPMTKRKMPIYTANFALMEYGTGAVMSVPAHDTRDFEFAKKYGLDIIIVVKPHDSDLDPATMKDAYTEKGIMVNSGQFNGLDNYKALDDIAEYLEKNNLGKKTISFRLRDWGISRQRYWGAPVPIVYCEQCGTVPARLEDLPITLPEDTNLLEGGLSPLPTLEYFTKTTCPKCGRNDARRDTDTMDTFVESSWYFERYCSPHYDKGMFDIDAVKYWMPVDQYIGGVEHAILHLLYSRYFTRVLKDVGLVSFKEPFTRLLTQGMVCKETISCPEHGFLYPEQAEGTGETKNCSICGKNLIIGRTEKMSKSKKNVIDPNALMEEYGADTTRLFCLFASPPEKGLEWSEQGVDGCSRFLQRVWRLAYGLMNEIKNINSFSGDIDKLQGKTRELFIKTHQTIKRVSNDIEERFHFNTAISSVMELINVMYLMEEAKNETNYLSMMKFALESAIICLSPIVPHFAEEIWQEMGNTPSILSVPWPSYKEEYTVSDEFVIVIQINGKVRAKFTVKADTDDETIKELAVSNEYTKKYIEGKKIKKLILVQKKLVNIVV
- a CDS encoding Uma2 family endonuclease, coding for MLQTINKTANYEDLYKIPENMIGQIINGELITMPRPSLRHSNVVSSIGFEIGPPYKFGRGGPGGWIILDEPEIKLGENIFVPDIAGWEKKRLPKFPKTNYISVPPDWICEVLSPCTEKTDRAMKMPIYAQFGISYFWIINPIEKILEVLKLSDNKWFILAIYAENDKVRAEPFQEIEIDLQNLWIEVED
- a CDS encoding YihY family inner membrane protein, producing MQNISIYIAKIISFFKTDIWRINLNQVSKTKASILKFLLLIMGGVRGFIHDKCQLRASALTFYSLLSIVPVVAMAFGIAKGFGFEKLLEKELYRNFPGQQEVIENVVTFAISLLEKTKGGVVAGVGVAILFWMVIKVLSNIEESFNAIWEIKESRAWGRKFSDYLSIMLICPVLVITSNSLTVFITSQIMIITEKISLLGAISPFIFLFLKLAPFFLIWVVFSMIYILMPNTKVNYSSGIIAGVIIGTIYLIVQWAYIKFQIGVTQYNAIYGSFAALPLFLVWLQLSWFLLLFGAELSYAHQNIDSLQYAPECETISFSLKKIFGLMITHLLICNFTKGLRPLNDKEISDELSIPIKVVRKILDELVESQIISKIFTKNLNKKAYQPARDISKITVGNIIKMFEEHGSNEIPIPDTKAYNALVTGINEFEKQIEQSPSNKLLKDI